The Geotalea uraniireducens Rf4 genome window below encodes:
- a CDS encoding protein-L-isoaspartate(D-aspartate) O-methyltransferase encodes MKLHFVKNLADRREIMMNYHLLARGIRDPAVLKAMLEVPREAFVAEGMEELAYDDYALPIDEGQTISQPYIVAYMAESLELSAADRVLEIGTGSGYAAAVLSRIVSTVYTVERLAGLARSAHQRLEMLSYGNIHVLEGDGTLGWPEYAPYDAIVVTAGAPDLPKPLLSQLSVGGRLVIPVGATPYLQMLVRVRRVSEEEYRSEELCPVRFVPLIGAAGW; translated from the coding sequence ATGAAACTGCATTTCGTGAAAAATCTTGCCGACCGGCGCGAGATAATGATGAACTACCATCTTCTGGCCAGGGGGATCCGGGATCCGGCTGTCCTTAAGGCGATGCTGGAGGTTCCGCGAGAGGCGTTCGTGGCCGAAGGGATGGAAGAGCTCGCCTACGACGATTACGCACTCCCTATCGACGAAGGACAGACCATCTCTCAGCCCTATATCGTGGCTTACATGGCCGAGTCCCTTGAACTCTCAGCTGCAGATCGCGTCCTGGAAATCGGCACCGGTTCCGGTTACGCTGCTGCGGTACTCAGCAGGATTGTCTCCACCGTCTACACCGTCGAGCGTTTAGCAGGTCTGGCCAGGAGCGCGCACCAGCGACTGGAGATGCTCAGTTATGGCAATATTCATGTCCTCGAAGGGGACGGCACCCTCGGTTGGCCGGAGTATGCACCGTACGACGCCATCGTCGTCACGGCCGGCGCACCTGATCTGCCAAAGCCCCTCCTGTCACAGCTTTCGGTCGGCGGGCGGCTCGTCATTCCGGTCGGCGCCACACCCTATTTGCAGATGCTGGTTCGGGTGCGCCGGGTCAGCGAAGAGGAGTATCGCAGCGAGGAGCTCTGCCCGGTCAGATTCGTTCCCCTCATCGGCGCTGCCGGCTGGTGA
- a CDS encoding BrnA antitoxin family protein, producing MRNEYDFSDSKPNPYARKLKKQITIRIDEDALAYFKEVAAELGIPYQNLINSYLRDCMTHKRKPSVRWAA from the coding sequence ATGAGAAATGAGTACGATTTCAGCGATTCAAAACCAAACCCTTATGCCCGGAAACTGAAAAAGCAGATCACAATACGAATTGATGAGGACGCCCTCGCATATTTCAAGGAGGTTGCCGCTGAGCTTGGTATTCCTTATCAAAACCTTATCAACAGTTATCTACGCGATTGCATGACACACAAGCGTAAGCCTTCTGTGCGCTGGGCTGCGTAA
- the istA gene encoding IS21-like element ISGur8 family transposase, translating into MQTEKTQAVAAAKSGMDEKTARKYLKTGRLPSELIKERTWRTRPDPFEDIWDEVRENLASNPGFEAKTLFDDLQNRFPGKFSDGQLRTLQRRIKRWRALEGPSQEIFFPQLHRPGELAQSDYTHMEKLGITIANQPFDHLLYHFVLTYSNWETGSVCFSESFESLSEGLQAALWELGGVPQTHQTDRLTAAVQKALHPDEFTQRYQALLKHYGLTGRKTQAASPNENGDVEQSNYRLKKAVQQALLLRGGADFATLDDYKQFLKKLFARLNSGRRERFLEEQRVLHSLPDQRLESCKRLSVSVGPSSTIRVNHNVYSVESRLIGETIQVHLFAEHLDLFYAQKCVDTLPRLRGENRHLINYRHMIDQLERKPGAFENYRYREEMFPGSYFRLAYDELKERHTPQQAVREYLKILRMAAMESETAVGAALSDLCGRQPITACAVEEILHKQQPPSPVAEVSIAQVDLAAYDRLLLNEEVSYAV; encoded by the coding sequence ATGCAAACGGAAAAAACACAAGCTGTAGCCGCAGCCAAATCTGGCATGGACGAAAAAACTGCTCGAAAGTATCTAAAGACAGGCAGGTTGCCAAGTGAGCTCATAAAAGAGCGAACATGGCGGACCCGGCCAGATCCTTTCGAAGACATTTGGGATGAAGTCCGCGAAAACCTTGCTTCAAATCCGGGATTTGAAGCAAAAACTCTTTTCGATGACTTGCAGAACCGCTTTCCCGGCAAGTTTTCGGACGGGCAATTACGGACTCTCCAGCGACGGATTAAGCGCTGGCGTGCCCTGGAGGGGCCTTCCCAGGAAATCTTTTTCCCCCAACTGCACCGCCCCGGCGAACTGGCGCAGTCGGATTACACACACATGGAGAAACTGGGAATCACCATCGCCAATCAGCCATTTGACCATCTGCTGTATCATTTTGTGCTGACCTACTCCAACTGGGAAACGGGCAGCGTCTGCTTCTCAGAAAGCTTCGAAAGCCTCAGCGAAGGGCTACAGGCCGCATTATGGGAACTGGGCGGTGTGCCGCAGACTCACCAGACAGACCGGCTGACGGCAGCGGTGCAAAAAGCCCTGCACCCGGATGAATTTACCCAACGCTACCAGGCGCTGCTCAAACACTACGGACTCACCGGGCGCAAAACACAGGCAGCAAGCCCCAATGAAAATGGAGATGTGGAGCAGAGCAACTATCGGCTCAAAAAAGCGGTCCAGCAGGCTCTGTTGCTGCGAGGAGGCGCTGATTTCGCCACTCTCGACGACTACAAGCAATTTCTGAAAAAACTCTTCGCCAGATTAAACAGCGGCCGCCGTGAACGGTTTCTGGAAGAACAACGGGTCTTGCACAGCCTCCCGGATCAGCGCCTGGAAAGCTGCAAGCGCCTATCCGTCAGCGTCGGCCCGAGCAGCACCATCCGCGTCAACCACAACGTCTACTCGGTTGAAAGCAGATTGATCGGTGAAACCATTCAGGTTCACCTTTTTGCCGAACATCTCGATCTTTTCTATGCCCAAAAGTGTGTGGACACGCTTCCCCGCTTGCGCGGGGAAAATCGGCATCTGATCAATTACCGGCACATGATCGACCAACTGGAGCGTAAGCCGGGGGCGTTCGAGAACTACCGCTACCGGGAAGAGATGTTTCCCGGCAGCTATTTCCGGCTTGCCTATGATGAACTCAAAGAGCGGCATACGCCGCAGCAGGCCGTCAGGGAATACCTAAAAATATTGCGCATGGCAGCCATGGAGAGCGAAACAGCCGTAGGAGCAGCCCTTTCTGATCTCTGCGGCCGGCAACCGATCACTGCCTGTGCCGTGGAAGAAATCCTTCACAAACAACAGCCGCCGTCCCCTGTTGCCGAAGTCAGTATCGCTCAGGTGGACCTGGCCGCTTATGATCGTCTCCTGTTGAATGAGGAGGTGTCATATGCAGTGTGA
- a CDS encoding transposase — MARKPRIHLPGGLYHVIFRGNGGQSVFLTEDDRYRFYLLLQEGTCRFGYRVHAFCLMTNHIHIALQAGDIPLSRGMHNLSFRYTRWINWREKRTGHLFQGRYKAVLIDGDSYLLELIRYIHLNPVRAGMVNDHEEYPWSSHRSYLGKEFLPWLTTDWMLGQFGKSAAKARAGYRTFVLDGLGEEYRPEFHGGREDSRLLGNDSFMDKCLASLGGIPLRLTTQEIVDKVCHVYNIDEATLKMQSQQRVASEARAVIGWLARELGCATLSDVGKLVNRDAGSISSSVSRLSYRMQEVKELADRVRLLKAAFEEAT, encoded by the coding sequence ATGGCACGTAAACCACGCATCCATCTCCCCGGTGGACTTTACCACGTCATTTTCCGGGGTAACGGCGGTCAATCCGTTTTCCTCACTGAAGATGACCGTTACCGTTTCTACCTCCTTCTCCAGGAAGGGACTTGTCGGTTTGGCTACCGCGTTCACGCTTTCTGTCTCATGACCAATCATATCCATATTGCCTTGCAGGCCGGCGATATTCCCCTATCACGCGGCATGCACAATCTCTCATTCCGCTATACCCGCTGGATCAACTGGCGGGAAAAAAGAACCGGCCATCTTTTCCAGGGGCGATACAAGGCTGTCCTGATTGATGGCGACAGCTATCTGCTGGAACTGATCCGCTACATCCATCTCAATCCGGTGCGGGCCGGCATGGTCAATGACCATGAGGAATATCCCTGGAGTAGCCATCGGTCCTACCTCGGCAAGGAATTCCTTCCCTGGCTGACCACAGACTGGATGCTCGGGCAGTTCGGGAAATCGGCCGCAAAAGCACGTGCCGGCTACAGGACATTCGTGCTGGACGGGTTGGGTGAAGAATACCGGCCTGAGTTTCACGGTGGGCGAGAAGATTCGCGACTCCTCGGCAATGACAGCTTTATGGACAAATGCCTTGCCAGTCTTGGAGGCATACCTCTCCGATTGACGACACAAGAAATTGTTGACAAGGTGTGCCATGTGTATAATATCGATGAGGCTACGTTAAAGATGCAGTCACAGCAAAGAGTCGCCTCCGAGGCGCGCGCTGTCATAGGCTGGCTGGCCCGTGAGTTAGGTTGCGCTACGCTTTCCGATGTCGGCAAGCTCGTAAACCGGGATGCAGGGAGTATCAGTTCATCAGTAAGCCGCTTGTCGTACCGCATGCAGGAAGTAAAAGAGTTGGCCGATCGAGTACGCTTGCTGAAAGCTGCATTTGAGGAGGCGACTTGA
- a CDS encoding CPBP family intramembrane glutamic endopeptidase yields the protein MTTWKPGPNSYPNSYPSTSKSPLIFFLLVFALTILFWVLSTMVKVEGLPDNLPVTDIGATFVPLIAASILVYREEKFGGVKRLLKRAFDYKRIKRKIWYVPIIFLMPILYLLTYEVMRLIGLPLPAEWHIPLLTPLLFVGFFIAAAGEELGYMGYVIDPMQDRWSALTTSLIVGSLWAIWHFPSMIQIGQTPTLMAWGFLATVAFRILYVWLYNNTGKSIFAVIFFHAMGNTGRSVFPGGRSHFELADAAVGYSIIAITAVIVTFLWGSKTLARYRYASRKRKGHG from the coding sequence TTGACAACTTGGAAGCCTGGCCCGAATTCCTACCCGAATTCCTACCCATCAACAAGCAAGTCTCCTTTGATCTTCTTCTTGTTGGTTTTCGCTCTTACCATTCTATTTTGGGTGCTTAGCACTATGGTCAAAGTCGAAGGACTTCCGGATAATCTTCCCGTGACTGACATTGGGGCCACTTTTGTCCCGCTCATAGCGGCTTCGATCCTTGTCTATCGAGAAGAGAAATTTGGTGGCGTAAAGAGGCTACTGAAGAGAGCCTTCGATTATAAGAGAATCAAGCGAAAGATCTGGTATGTGCCCATCATTTTCTTGATGCCTATTCTATACTTGCTGACTTACGAGGTAATGCGCCTGATCGGATTACCACTCCCCGCCGAATGGCACATTCCCCTTCTGACACCGCTACTTTTTGTTGGTTTCTTTATCGCCGCTGCGGGTGAAGAGCTGGGTTATATGGGATATGTCATTGATCCCATGCAAGATCGGTGGAGCGCACTAACGACCAGCCTCATTGTGGGGTCGTTGTGGGCGATATGGCATTTCCCGTCGATGATTCAAATAGGCCAGACCCCAACCTTGATGGCGTGGGGGTTTCTCGCTACAGTTGCTTTTCGGATCCTGTATGTTTGGCTCTATAACAACACGGGAAAGAGCATATTCGCAGTCATCTTCTTTCACGCCATGGGCAATACCGGTAGGAGTGTGTTCCCTGGTGGTCGTTCACATTTCGAGCTGGCCGACGCGGCTGTTGGCTATTCGATCATTGCAATCACGGCTGTTATCGTAACGTTCTTATGGGGCTCAAAGACATTAGCTCGGTATAGGTATGCCTCACGCAAACGCAAAGGCCATGGCTGA
- the istB gene encoding IS21-like element ISGur8 family helper ATPase IstB, with protein MQCEGEKAGRLDRRLKELHLPTVRRCYQDEAINARRDNWDYETYLYELAERECEDRQNNRIARLLRESKLPLEKSLKAFDRKRLPRKVDAQLNLLLKGDFLEHRENVLAFGNPGSGKTHLVCAIAQELIYQGRQIRFIPCNLLVQELLIAKRDLKLARVLKQYAKYEALIIDDIGYVQQSREEMEVLFTLLADRYERSSIMITSNLPFSKWEQIFKDPMTTAAAIDRLVHHSVILELNLSSYRLEQSQKSKETVAVQSAQAEPQEQNTAG; from the coding sequence ATGCAGTGTGAAGGTGAAAAAGCCGGCCGCCTGGACCGGCGCCTCAAAGAGTTACACTTGCCCACCGTGCGGCGCTGCTATCAGGACGAGGCCATCAATGCCCGGCGAGACAACTGGGATTACGAAACCTATCTTTATGAATTAGCCGAACGCGAATGTGAGGACCGGCAAAACAATCGAATTGCCCGCCTGCTCAGGGAATCAAAACTTCCCTTGGAAAAAAGTCTGAAAGCCTTTGACCGCAAGCGTCTGCCCCGGAAGGTGGATGCACAGCTCAATCTCCTGTTGAAAGGAGACTTTCTTGAGCATAGAGAGAACGTACTGGCATTTGGCAATCCCGGCAGCGGCAAGACTCATCTCGTATGCGCGATCGCTCAGGAGTTGATTTACCAGGGACGGCAGATCCGTTTTATCCCCTGCAACCTGCTGGTGCAGGAACTTCTGATCGCGAAACGGGACCTGAAACTGGCGCGTGTTCTCAAGCAGTACGCGAAGTATGAAGCCCTGATCATTGACGACATCGGCTACGTGCAGCAAAGCCGGGAAGAGATGGAAGTTCTCTTCACTCTTCTTGCCGACCGCTATGAGCGCAGCAGCATAATGATCACCAGCAATTTGCCGTTCTCCAAATGGGAGCAGATTTTTAAAGATCCCATGACCACGGCAGCAGCAATTGACCGATTGGTCCATCACAGCGTTATCCTGGAGCTGAACTTATCCAGTTACAGATTGGAGCAATCCCAAAAATCAAAGGAAACCGTTGCTGTCCAATCGGCTCAAGCAGAGCCGCAGGAACAAAACACGGCGGGTTAA
- a CDS encoding LTA synthase family protein codes for MLSKNRYRSLFTLLLIVLVFSFLIRTILLIKSLPNLDLTPLLLAKIYGVGLFFDCVTFTYAAIPFVLFAVILPDKVFNSKWFRPFAYIVCFVLTYLMLFDAVAEYTFFDEFATRFNFIAVDYLIYTSEVVRNIRESYPVNWILAAIFLLNIFVFLSVKKHLDRSFTAKSRFGERLKTGLVFLALPILSFAFVDLSLSHISPNNYADELAGNGIYNLFAAFRNNELDFNKFYVTKDNKVALARLRGLVQEKNNHFAGRDSSNIARVIEHQGQEKRLNVIVVIEESLSAEYLTAFGNKKGLTPNLDRLSGESLFFTHLYATGTRTVRGLEAITLAIPPLPGTSIVKRPKNENFFSWGSVMKDKGYDNKFIYAGHGYFDNMNYFFANNGFATVDRLNFANDEVTFTNAWGVCDEDLFNKVIKEAGKSHQQKKPFFSVVMTTSNHRPFTYPEGKIDIPSKTGRDGGIKYADYAIGRLLSEARKQPWFKDTVFVIVADHCAGSARKMALPVKNYEIPLFIYAPALVKPQRIDRMMSQIDIAPTVLGLLNFSYTTKFMGKDILNMEDGQERAFISTYQKLGFIEGDKLLVLGPKKEAEYFSFSRQDGKTTEIKPQDGLLLDALAYYQGTNYIYKNRLNRLQ; via the coding sequence ATGTTGTCGAAAAACAGGTATCGGTCGTTATTCACCCTGCTGTTGATTGTCCTCGTATTTTCGTTTCTCATCAGAACGATTCTCCTGATCAAGTCGCTGCCGAACCTGGACCTGACCCCGCTCCTGCTGGCGAAGATTTACGGTGTGGGCTTGTTTTTCGACTGTGTCACCTTCACCTATGCAGCCATACCCTTCGTCCTGTTTGCCGTCATCCTTCCCGACAAGGTCTTCAACAGTAAGTGGTTCAGGCCGTTTGCCTACATCGTCTGCTTCGTACTCACCTACCTGATGCTTTTCGATGCGGTTGCCGAATATACCTTTTTCGACGAATTCGCCACCAGATTCAACTTCATCGCCGTCGACTACCTCATCTATACCTCCGAGGTCGTCCGCAACATCCGCGAGTCCTATCCGGTCAACTGGATTCTCGCAGCAATTTTTCTCCTAAATATTTTCGTCTTTCTCTCTGTCAAAAAGCACCTGGACCGTTCTTTTACCGCCAAATCCCGCTTTGGCGAGAGGCTCAAAACCGGCCTGGTGTTTCTGGCACTGCCGATCCTGTCGTTTGCCTTTGTCGATCTCTCCCTGTCGCACATTTCACCGAACAATTATGCCGACGAGCTGGCCGGCAACGGCATCTACAACCTCTTTGCCGCTTTCAGAAACAACGAGCTGGACTTCAACAAATTCTATGTCACCAAGGACAACAAAGTGGCTCTCGCCAGGCTCAGAGGGCTCGTGCAGGAGAAGAATAACCACTTTGCCGGCCGGGACAGCAGCAACATTGCCCGTGTCATAGAGCATCAGGGTCAGGAAAAGCGCCTCAACGTCATCGTCGTCATCGAAGAGAGCCTGAGCGCGGAATATCTCACCGCCTTCGGCAACAAAAAAGGTCTGACACCGAACCTGGACAGGCTGTCCGGCGAATCGCTGTTCTTCACCCACCTGTACGCCACCGGTACAAGGACGGTGCGCGGCCTCGAAGCCATCACCCTGGCCATCCCCCCCCTCCCCGGCACATCCATCGTCAAACGCCCCAAAAACGAAAACTTTTTCTCCTGGGGCTCGGTGATGAAGGACAAGGGGTACGATAACAAGTTCATCTACGCGGGCCACGGCTATTTCGACAACATGAACTACTTCTTCGCCAACAACGGCTTTGCCACGGTCGACAGGCTGAACTTCGCCAATGACGAGGTGACGTTCACCAACGCCTGGGGGGTGTGCGACGAGGACCTGTTCAACAAGGTCATCAAGGAAGCGGGCAAATCCCACCAGCAGAAAAAACCGTTTTTCAGTGTGGTCATGACCACCTCCAACCACCGGCCGTTCACCTATCCCGAAGGAAAGATCGACATCCCCTCCAAAACCGGTCGTGACGGTGGAATAAAGTATGCGGATTACGCCATCGGCAGGTTGTTGTCAGAGGCAAGGAAACAGCCCTGGTTCAAGGACACCGTTTTCGTCATTGTCGCGGACCACTGCGCGGGAAGCGCGCGCAAGATGGCGCTGCCGGTAAAAAATTACGAAATCCCGCTCTTCATCTACGCCCCCGCCCTGGTCAAACCGCAGCGAATCGACCGGATGATGAGCCAGATCGACATAGCCCCGACCGTGCTCGGCCTGCTGAATTTCAGCTACACCACCAAGTTCATGGGCAAAGATATCCTCAACATGGAAGACGGGCAGGAACGGGCGTTCATCTCCACCTACCAGAAACTCGGTTTCATCGAAGGCGACAAACTGCTGGTCCTCGGGCCGAAAAAGGAGGCCGAATACTTCAGCTTTTCCCGACAGGACGGCAAAACAACGGAAATAAAACCGCAGGATGGACTGCTGCTGGATGCGCTCGCCTACTACCAGGGGACAAATTACATCTACAAAAATCGTCTGAACCGCCTGCAATGA
- a CDS encoding alpha/beta hydrolase family protein — protein sequence MELYAQIVKPENFNPNRKYPVIIHWYGGPTQQLVSNRYGATNIFNHIERDVLYTQEGFIVWRLDNRGSFGRGHRFETPIYKELGKAALDDQLAGVEYLRTLPYVDASRIGTDGKSFGGFLTLYGLIHAPEVFKVGVDGSGPTNWAYYDTIYTERYMQTPSDNPAGYAATNLITIADQLMAAPLIIHGLADTNVHLENSINLIQVLEQYDKPFYFVPLPNEDHHYAGDGLATALAASVNYFVQNLGGHP from the coding sequence ATCGAGCTGTACGCGCAGATCGTCAAACCGGAGAATTTCAACCCCAACCGCAAATATCCGGTGATCATTCACTGGTATGGCGGACCCACCCAGCAGCTGGTGTCGAACCGGTACGGAGCCACCAACATCTTTAACCATATCGAGCGAGATGTGCTCTACACCCAGGAGGGGTTCATTGTCTGGAGGCTTGACAACCGCGGCAGCTTCGGACGCGGACACCGCTTCGAAACTCCCATTTACAAGGAACTGGGCAAGGCCGCGCTCGACGACCAATTAGCCGGGGTCGAATACCTGCGCACCCTCCCTTATGTGGACGCGAGCCGGATCGGCACCGATGGCAAATCGTTCGGCGGATTCCTGACCCTGTACGGGCTCATCCACGCACCCGAGGTCTTCAAGGTCGGCGTGGACGGTTCGGGCCCCACCAACTGGGCGTACTACGACACGATCTACACCGAACGCTACATGCAGACCCCGTCGGACAACCCCGCGGGATATGCGGCTACCAACCTCATCACAATTGCGGACCAGCTCATGGCCGCCCCCCTGATCATCCACGGGCTGGCGGACACGAACGTCCACCTGGAAAACTCGATCAACTTGATTCAGGTGCTGGAGCAGTACGACAAGCCGTTCTATTTCGTCCCGCTGCCGAACGAAGACCACCATTACGCGGGTGACGGGCTTGCCACCGCCCTCGCGGCGAGCGTGAACTATTTCGTGCAGAATCTTGGAGGCCATCCGTAG